The stretch of DNA TCATTTGCTTAGTATGTAGTTTTGTATATTTCCCCCAAATCTTATGTAGTAATTTGGCATGTTCCTCTTTTACTAAATAATTTGTATTGTTAGCCATACGGAGTATTAATAAGTCATTAAGTTGGGGATGTTCCTTAAGTTCCGCTCTTCGTATAAAATGCACATTAACCAGATGACTTTCTATTGTAATTGGAATTAAAAATTTTTCATTATCTTTTGGATTTTTTATCCAATATTTACTTGGAGAAATACTTAAACTTGGCTCTCCACTTATGATCCCTCTTGCAATAATTCCACCTGTACCTCTTTTCTTTCCATCTGAACGCCAAATATAAACAATGTCCCCTTTTGAAATTTCGTCAAGAAAATGCTGTTGATTCAATGACCACCAAATTTCATTATTTTCGCTAATATATTGATCTATTTTAAAATCATCTGGATTTCCTTGGAAAATCCATGTGTTTTGATGTTTCCTAGTCTGCGATTTTTCTAATAACATCTTCTTCAAACTCCTATTGATATTTATTTATCGCCTTCGCTCTTACTTTCTCCACCATAAATATAATTGATACTATATTTCGACAATTCTATTATACCGAAAATATGTTATAAAATGGGATTTTAATAAAAGTTAATCTAGTAGATTTTCATTGAACACCAAAGTCCCGTACCCATGATTCTGATTCATGATTCAAACTATAAAAAGAACTACCTATCCCAAAACAAAAAACACCCACAAATATTGAGAAAACAACATTTGTGAGTGTTTGGTTGATACTGGTGGTCGGGGGCGGTATGGGTTTAAAATACTAATTTAATAGGAGATTACCCTCATTTTGGGTAATCTTTCTTTGGGCTCTATTAATTTAGGTTACAAAGGAGTAAACTTCGGAATTGTAATTTGATCGGACCAGTCCTCAAATATAACCTTTACCTTCATACCAATATTAACATCTTGAGGCATACATCCTATTATATTACTCATCATGGTAACACCCTCATCTAGTTTTATGAGAGCAACGGTATAGGGTACTTCTTCTGCATAAGCTTTTGAAATAGCGCGATGAACAATTGTGTAACTTTCAACTTTTCCAATACCAGATGACTTAACCCATTCTACTTCTCTACTCATACAATGAGTACAAAATATCCGTGGATAAAATTGATGGTTTCCACATTTAGGGCAGAATTGGATTAATAGCTCCTTCTTACGACATCCTTCCCAAAAGTCCTTTGTTTCGGCTGTAGGCTTCGGGAAGAATTTCTGTAATTCAGCCATCACCCCACCTCCCTACCAAGTATTAATGTTGTATGACTCGACATGATTCCGCCTTGACCATGAACTAAGGCGACATTTGCATTACGTACTTGACGTTCGCCAGCTTGATGTCTCAGCTGCGCAACTGCCTCGGTTAAAGCAAACATGGAACCAGGATTTCCTGGATGGCAGTGAGACAATAATCCTCCGTGCGTATTGATTGGCAATGTTCCGCCAAGATCAATTTCTCCACTATCAATAAAGTCGCCGCCCTCTCCTTTTTTACAAAAACCAAGATCCTCTAACTCTATTAAAACGGTAGGCGTAAAACAGTCATAAAGTTCGGCAAAATCAATATCTCTTGGGGATAATCCAGACATTTCAAAAGCACGTTTTCCAGATTCCACTGCTGCTGAAGTTGTTAAATGATGTGCTTGACTGATATGTTCGTGACGGTGCCCCTCTCCTACTCCAAGCAAATACACCGGTTTATTTTTATATTCCTTCGCTCGCTCTGCGGATGTTATGATAATGGCTGAGCCCCCATCAGAGACCAATGAGCAATCAAGCAAATGTAATGGGTCAGCAATCATCCTCGAATTAATGACATCCTCAATGGTAATGAGTTCCCGCATTTGAGCCCCTGGATGCAGGCTGGCGTGTTTTCTAGCTGTAACAGCTATTTTTGCGAATTGCTCAGGTGTTGTCCCATATTTCTCCATATGCGCTCTTGCAATTAATCCATAAAACGCGG from Bacillus sp. SLBN-46 encodes:
- a CDS encoding thiolase family protein, producing the protein MNSLYGKVAIVGAADTQVGVVPNLSATGLCIDAAYRALDDAGISKEKIDGLITCNSMAEPFMYHAEAIAENLQILPRFTMTVNAGGGTTFSALHVAASAIVTGMCETVLIAMGDSLRSGLYREQAMAMQASAGHSQFEIPFGPTVPAFYGLIARAHMEKYGTTPEQFAKIAVTARKHASLHPGAQMRELITIEDVINSRMIADPLHLLDCSLVSDGGSAIIITSAERAKEYKNKPVYLLGVGEGHRHEHISQAHHLTTSAAVESGKRAFEMSGLSPRDIDFAELYDCFTPTVLIELEDLGFCKKGEGGDFIDSGEIDLGGTLPINTHGGLLSHCHPGNPGSMFALTEAVAQLRHQAGERQVRNANVALVHGQGGIMSSHTTLILGREVG
- a CDS encoding Zn-ribbon domain-containing OB-fold protein — encoded protein: MAELQKFFPKPTAETKDFWEGCRKKELLIQFCPKCGNHQFYPRIFCTHCMSREVEWVKSSGIGKVESYTIVHRAISKAYAEEVPYTVALIKLDEGVTMMSNIIGCMPQDVNIGMKVKVIFEDWSDQITIPKFTPL
- a CDS encoding EVE domain-containing protein translates to MLLEKSQTRKHQNTWIFQGNPDDFKIDQYISENNEIWWSLNQQHFLDEISKGDIVYIWRSDGKKRGTGGIIARGIISGEPSLSISPSKYWIKNPKDNEKFLIPITIESHLVNVHFIRRAELKEHPQLNDLLILRMANNTNYLVKEEHAKLLHKIWGKYTKLHTKQMRRNELKDTVVNDLEADKAQFDSYYKDGEIKSYYGNRYERKAKNRLRAIEIHGTTCAVCGFDFEDVYGEHGKDFIEIHHKNPLSKLEEATEIDPRTDLVPVCSNCHRMLHRDREHVLSVEELKDIIKNRRENNERNPTKNFSVSR